CGCGGGGCATCCACACGGCCCTACGCGATCTGGACTACCGGCTCCGCGAGCCGATCCGGCGCGAACAGCGCGAGCTCCTCGAGCTGACGCTGGGAATCGTGGGCTTCGGGGGAACCGGCCGTGAGGTGGCGCGCCGCGCGCTGGGCTTTCGGATGCGCGTGCTGGCGGTCGACATCGAGGACGTGCCGCCCGAGCCCGGCGTCGAAGCGATCTGGAAGCCGGATCGCCTGCCCGAGCTGCTCGGTCAATCCGACGTCGTCGTCATCGGCCTGCCCCTGACGAAGGCGACCCACCACTTCTTCACGCGCGATCGCTTCCGCCAGATGCGCCCGACCTCGATTCTGATCAACGTGACACGCGGGGCCATCGTCCACACCGACGATCTGGTCGCTGCCCTCGACGAAGGGTCCATCTGGGGCGCCGGGCTGGACGTGACCGATCCCGAGCCCCTCCCGACCGGCCACCCGCTCCTGAGCCACCCGCGGGTCATCGTGACCCCCCACACGGCCGGTGGCTCGCCGCGGCGCGCCGACCGCGCGATCGCCACGTTCTGCGAGAACCTGAGGCGCCTCCGTAGCAGACGGCCGCTCCTGGCCCTCATCGACAAACAGAAGGGCTACTGAGGCGCGACCGCGAAGCGACACAAATCTCGGCGCGCGAGCCACGGTGTCATTGACACCATGGAGTCTTTGTGCCATTCTCTGTATCATTCTCTGTGAATGGAGGTGAAGCGTATGGCACGGCCAATGGAGTCATCGGCGAAACGGCCACGGATCAGCATTGACGTGCTGCCCGAGGTCCGTCGTCGTCTTCGCCTGGCAGCGGCGAAACGTGACGTCACGGTGCGGCAGTACGTCTTGGAAGCGATCGACGAGCGGCTTCGGGAGGATCTCGGCGATGATGGCGAAGGGGTGTTAGCCCTAACCGCGAAGGCGGATCCGGTGCTCGCGGAGCTTTGGGACAACCGCAAAGACGCAGAGTATGACCGCCTATAGTCGGGGCGACATTGTCTTGGTCGGCTTCGTGTTCTCGGACGAATCCGGGAAGAAGCTTCGTCCGGCCGTCGTCATCAGCTCCCCAACCTATAACCGGACGAGACAGGAAGTGATTGTGGCGGCCGTCACCAGCAACGTCGGGCGCCGTCTCTTCGGCGATCATCTGATCGCCGACTGGAAGGGGGCCGGATTGCTCTTCCCTTCCCTGGTCACCGGGGTCCTCCGAACCATCAGGCGGACCATGATCGCTCGGAAACTAGGCTCCATGCCGAGACCCGACCTCGACGCCATCGACCGAGAAGTGCGCCGCGCTCTTGGCGTATGAGGTGGGCCACAGGGCGCTCGCGCTCACGATCCCTCAGCCCTACCTCTTGTGCGCCGATCGCGTGATCCGGTGAGCACGGTTGAGGGATCCTCCAAGTTCCGCGAGCTGTCCGGCCCCGCCAGGCTGCTGGAGCGTACGCTCCTCGTGGCGTTGACGCTCCTCGGCGCGAGCTGGGCGCTCGAGATCCACCACGCGTTCCCCTGGACATTCTTCAAGGAGCAGTACCTCGGCCTCTTCCTGGCCCTGGCCCTCGCCATCGTCTTCCTGAGCGTCAAGGAGCGCGCGCGGGCGCCCGGTCATCGGGTGCCGGGGTACGACTGGTGCCTCTCCCTCGGCGGTCTCGCCGCCGGCCTCTACGTCGTCGCCCGCTACCCCACCATTGCCTACCAGCTCGGCGTCGTGACGTGGGACAAGGTGCTCTTGGGTGGCCTCGCGATCGTGCTCGTCCTGGAGGCGACACGACGGCTCGTCGGATGGGTCATGGTGGGCCTCGGCGCCCTGTTCATCCTCTACGCGAAGTTCGCCTATCTCTTCCCCGGCCTCCTCTACGCCAGGGGCTCGAGCTGGGAGCGGATCGCGGTCTACCTCTATCTCGACACCAACGGCCTCCTCGGGCTGCCGCTGGCGGTGACGGCGAGCATCGTCGTGGCGTTCATCTTCTTCGGCCAGGTCCTCTACGCCGCGGGCGGGGACAAGTTCCTGACCGACCTCGCACTGGTCGCCATGGGCCGCTACCGCGGTGGACCGGCCAAGGTCTCCGTCGCCGCCTCCAGCCTCTTCGGAACGGTCTCGGGGAGTGCGGTGTCCAACGTCGTCGTGGACGGCGCCATCACGATCCCGATGATGAAGCGCACCGGCTACGCGCCCCACATGGCGGCGGCCATCGAGGCGGTCGCCTCCACAGGCGGTCAGATCATGCCTCCGGTGATGGGCGTCGCCGCCTTCCTCATCGCCGAGTTCCTGGCAATTCCATACTCCCAGGTGGCCCTGGCCGCGGTCGTGCCGGCGCTCCTTTACTACCTGGCGCTCTTCGTCCAGGTCGACCTGGAGGCGGCCAAGCACGGGCTGGTCGGCCTGCCCGCAGCGGAGCTCCCGCGCCTCCGCGAGGTCATGCGCCGCGGCTGGAGCTTCCTGGTCCCGCTCGGGGTGCTGATCTATACCCTGATGATCGCGACCTGGCAAGCGGGAAAGGCGGGGATGGCCGCTGTCATCGCGACGCTCCTCGTGGGGGCGCTCCAGCGCGAGGACGGGCTGACGGCGCGGAAGCTACTCACCGCGATCGAGGAGACCGCGCGCGTCCTGCTGGACATCGTGGTGATCACGGCGGTCGCCGGCTTCGTCATCGGTGTCCTCCAGCTCTCGGGCCTCGGCTTCAAGTTCTCGCTGGTCCTCGTCAACGTGGCCGGGGGCAACGCCCTCGCCCTCCTGATCCTGACCGCCGCGGTCTGCATCATCCTCGGGATGGGGATGCCGACCGCGATCGTCTACATCATGCTGGCCGTCCTGGTCGGGCCGGCGCTGGTTCAGCTCGGGATCTCGGCGCTGGGGGCCCACCTCTTCCTCTTCTACTTCGGCATGCTCTCGATGATCACGCCGCCCGTGTGCCTCGCGACCTATGCGGCTGCCTCCATCGGCCGCGCGGACTTCATGAAGACCGGCTGGGCCGGGATGCGGCTCGGCATCGTCGCGTACGTCGTCCCCTTCGTCTTCGCCTACCACCCGGCCCTCCTGCTGACGGGATCGGCGACGGAGATCACCCTCGCAGTTGGGACGGCAGTGATCGGGGTGGTCCTCCTGGGGGTGGGCTGTGCGGGCTACCTGTTCCGTCCTCTCGGCTGGGGCAAGCGGGCCTGGACCAGCCTGGCGGGGCTCCTCCTGATCCCCCCGCCGGCGAGCGGGGCCTGGCTCATCGCCAACTTCGCGGGCCTGGCGCTCGGCGGCCTGCTGGTACTCGTGGAATGGGCGGGGACGGCCCCGGCTCCCGCAGCCCGCGATGCCCGTGCGCCGCGAGCTATGAGATAATCGGACGGCCATGAAGATCGACATCTTCCCCCACATCTTCCCGCGGCGGTTCTACGAGCGCATGGTCGAAGTCGCTCCGCCGGGCATGTACATGCAGAAGCGCGTGCGCGGCATCCCGGTGCTGGTGGACCTCGACGAGCGCCTGAGGATCATGGATCGGCACGAGGGGTACGTGCAGGTGCTCACGCTGG
This sequence is a window from Candidatus Rokuibacteriota bacterium. Protein-coding genes within it:
- a CDS encoding D-2-hydroxyacid dehydrogenase, whose protein sequence is MKILYAPHLIVPSLTAEERAHILEAAGLGVTLVEAKDPMRQRAEIADAEVLFGRVPNDVFVHQRRLRYYHALGAGVDAILSPELINSEVVLASEKGEVGIHLAEHAFALLLGLTRGIHTALRDLDYRLREPIRREQRELLELTLGIVGFGGTGREVARRALGFRMRVLAVDIEDVPPEPGVEAIWKPDRLPELLGQSDVVVIGLPLTKATHHFFTRDRFRQMRPTSILINVTRGAIVHTDDLVAALDEGSIWGAGLDVTDPEPLPTGHPLLSHPRVIVTPHTAGGSPRRADRAIATFCENLRRLRSRRPLLALIDKQKGY
- a CDS encoding type II toxin-antitoxin system PemK/MazF family toxin, encoding MTAYSRGDIVLVGFVFSDESGKKLRPAVVISSPTYNRTRQEVIVAAVTSNVGRRLFGDHLIADWKGAGLLFPSLVTGVLRTIRRTMIARKLGSMPRPDLDAIDREVRRALGV
- a CDS encoding TRAP transporter fused permease subunit, with translation MSTVEGSSKFRELSGPARLLERTLLVALTLLGASWALEIHHAFPWTFFKEQYLGLFLALALAIVFLSVKERARAPGHRVPGYDWCLSLGGLAAGLYVVARYPTIAYQLGVVTWDKVLLGGLAIVLVLEATRRLVGWVMVGLGALFILYAKFAYLFPGLLYARGSSWERIAVYLYLDTNGLLGLPLAVTASIVVAFIFFGQVLYAAGGDKFLTDLALVAMGRYRGGPAKVSVAASSLFGTVSGSAVSNVVVDGAITIPMMKRTGYAPHMAAAIEAVASTGGQIMPPVMGVAAFLIAEFLAIPYSQVALAAVVPALLYYLALFVQVDLEAAKHGLVGLPAAELPRLREVMRRGWSFLVPLGVLIYTLMIATWQAGKAGMAAVIATLLVGALQREDGLTARKLLTAIEETARVLLDIVVITAVAGFVIGVLQLSGLGFKFSLVLVNVAGGNALALLILTAAVCIILGMGMPTAIVYIMLAVLVGPALVQLGISALGAHLFLFYFGMLSMITPPVCLATYAAASIGRADFMKTGWAGMRLGIVAYVVPFVFAYHPALLLTGSATEITLAVGTAVIGVVLLGVGCAGYLFRPLGWGKRAWTSLAGLLLIPPPASGAWLIANFAGLALGGLLVLVEWAGTAPAPAARDARAPRAMR